A region of the Curvibacter sp. AEP1-3 genome:
CCGGCAAAGTCACAATGGCAAGCATGACGAATATGCCCACGCTCCACCCCGCTGAACCCCGGCATTGGCATGAGGTACCTTGCGCGCCGCTGCCCGGCACAGTGCTGGGCCACACGGGCAAGCTGGCGGATGGCAGTGCGACGATGGCGGAGACCACAGATGCGGCCGACAGTGACGGCTCGGGCGTGTTCCGCTACCTTTTGCTGCGCAGTGGATCGGAAGTGCGGGCCTATGTGAACCGCTGCGCCCACTTCGGCGTGCCGCTGGCCGCACAGCAAGACCTGTTGAAGTTCCAGCCCCATGTGCAAATCACGTGCAATGTGCACTATGCCCATTACCGGTGGAGTGACGGCGTGTGCACCGCGGGTGACTGCGAGGGCGAGTCGCTGTTGTCTATTCCACTGACCGTCGATGCCGACGGCACCATCCGCATCGCGCCATGAGCCTGCTGATTCACATCGCCACCCTCACCAGCCCCGCGGGCGTCTTGGTGCGTGACCTGCAGGTGGAGATCGCCCCCGGCGCTATCCACACGCTCATGGGGCCCAGTGGCTGTGGCAAAAGCAGCGTGCTCGCGGCAGTGTGCGGCACACTGGAACCCGGCATGCAGTGGAGCGGCACGGTGCACTTGCATGGGCAGCGGATTGACCACCTGCCGGTGCAGGCACGGCATGTGGGCATCCTGTTTCAGGACGATTTACTCTTCGCGCACATGACCGTACGGGAGAACCTGCTCTTCGCCGTGCCCGCAGGCCCCGCTGCCGCCAGGGAATCAGCGGTGCAGCAGGCGCTGCAGGATGTGGAAATGCAAGAGTTTGCCCACGCTGACCCGGCACGCTTGTCGGGCGGCCAACGGGCACGGGTCGCCCTGGCACGCGCACTGGTGGCGCGCCCCCAAGCGCTGCTACTGGACGAGCCCTTCTCCAAACTCGACGCCGCCTTGCGCGAACGCATGCGCGCACTGGTGCTCGGGCTGGTGCGCAGCCGTGGCCTCCCCGCCCTGCTGGTGACCCACGACGCGGCAGACGTTGCGGCCCCCGACCTGCTGACCCGCTTGGGCGATTTGTAAGAAAGCTGGCATCCGAGCGACAAAGGGGTTTCCCTCCCCGCTATAGACTCGCTCCATGCGCTCCACCCTCTCTCTTCGCTTTAGCCGCATTGCACGGGCTTGGCTTGCCCTCACCGCATTGTGTATGGGCTCGGTTTCAAGCGCATGGGCACAGGTGCCAGCCAGTACCATCGCCGTCGGTACTCCCTTTGCAGTGGCGTCTGCATACGCCAATGGCCAAAGATTCAACACCGGCACCCTCGATGGAACGGTGACCGTGGCCTTTTTCTGGAACAGCAACTGCGCCGTCTGCCGCGATAGCCTGCCCGAGCTGCGCGCCAACTTGGCTGGTTGGAAAACCAAACCCTTCAGCCTGCTGCTGGTCAATCTGGACCGCAAAGCTGACGACTGGTTGGCCTACGAGAAACTGGTGGGCCAGACACAGATGAACGCCAAAGGCCTGCTGTCAGTCCGCATGGACGGTGAGTTGCCCGCCGGTGTGCGACTGCCGCTGACCCTGCTGATCGATAGCAAAGGCAAGGTGCTCAAACGCTTTGAAGGTCGACTCGCCCCCGAAGTGTGGGACAGCGTGGCTGACCTGCTGCCCTGACCCGCCATGCTGGATCGCTTCGCCACTCCCCTCCTTCGCCCGCCGTTGCAGGCTATCGCACGCCTGCTGGTGCGCGCCGGTGTGGGTGCCAATACGGTGACGCTCGCCGGTTTTGCTGTCGGCATGCTTGCTGCGATTTTGATAGCTTCTGGCGCATATTCCATGGGCGCTATCGCCTTGTTGGCCTCCAGATTGCTGGATGGTTTGGACGGTGCGGTTGCGCGGGAGACGCAGCCTACCGATGCCGGTGGCTTTCTCGACATTTCGCTGGACTTCGTGTTCTACGCCAGCATTCCGCTGGCCTTTGCCGTCGCCAACCCCGCCGCCCACGCCTTGCCCGCTGCCGCCCTACTGGCGGCCTTCATCGGCACCGGCAGCAGCTTTCTGGCTTTTGCCGCCCTCGCCGCCAAGCGCGGCATGGACAACCTGGCCTACCCCGACAAGTCGTTCTACTTTCTGGGCGGGCTGACCGAGGCCACCGAAACGCTGGCCTTCTTTGTGGCCATGTGCTTTTGGCCTGCGCATTTTGATGTGCTGGCTTACACCTTTGCCGCCTTGTGCGCTGTGACCACTGCCACCCGCATCTGGTGGGGTTGGCGCGCATTCTCCTGAAAGGCCCCGCATGAAAGCTTCCAAAATCCTGGTGCTGGCGGTCGCAGCGTCTGCCATTGCAGCCTTTGTAGTCTTCGATCTAGGCCGCTTTTTAAGCCTGGAGGCTCTGCGCCAGAGCCAGGACGCGCTGGCTGCGCAGTACGCCGCCAACCCCTGGGGCTTGCGGGCTGCCTACTTTGCCCTCTATGTGCTGGTGGCGTCGCTCTCCCTGCCGGGTGCAGTCATCCTCACGCTGGCCGGTGGCGGTGTGTTCGGGCTAGGTTGGGGGCTGTTGCTGGTGTCGTTTGCGTCCAGCCTGGGCGCCACGGTTTCGTTCCTGGCAGCGCGCTTTGTGTTGCGGGACATGGTGCAGGCGCGTTTTGGCGCACGATTGGCAGATATCAATCAGGGTGTGGCGCGGGACGGCGCGCTTTATCTGTTCAGCCTGCGGCTGATTCCGGTCGTGCCGTTTTTTGTGATCAACCTCGCCATGGGCCTGACCACCATGCGCACCCGCACCTTTTACTGGGTGAGCCAGCTCGGTATGCTGGCCGGCACGGCGGTCTACGTAAACGCAGGCACACGGCTGGCAGAGCTGCAGTCGCTCAAGGACATTGCCAGCCCTCAGCTGCTGGGCGCGTTTGTGCTGCTCGGTGTGTTTCCTCTCGTTGCAAAGGCGCTTATGAACTTCATTCAACAACGCAAGGTCTACGCTCGCTGGAACGCGGTGCGTCCGCAAACCTTTGACCGCAACCTCGTTGTCATCGGCGGGGGCGCGGGCGGACTGGTCTCGGCCTACATTGCAGCGGCAGTCAAAGCCAAGGTCACACTGGTGGAAGCCCACAAGATGGGCGGCGACTGCCTCAACTACGGCTGCGTGCCCAGCAAGGCGCTGATCAAAAGTGCCAAGCTCGCTCACCAGATGCAGCATGCAGAGCGCTATGGTTTGTATAGCACCCCGCGCACATCCGACCGGCGCCAGAACCTGTTTTCATTCAAGGCGGTGATGCAACGCATCCACGACGTGATCGCCACCATCGAGCCGCACGACAGCGTGGAACGCTACACCGGCCTGGGCGTGGAGGTGTTGCAGGGTTACGCCAAGATCATCAACCCCTGGACGGTGGAGATTGCCCTCAACGACGGGGGCAAGCAAACATTGACCACCCGCAGCATCGTCATTGCAGCCGGCGCACGGCCCTTCGTTCCGCCCCTACCGGGTCTGGACGAGGTGGGCTATGTCACCAGCGACACGCTGTGGGACGAATTCGCCAAGCTGGACGAAGTGCCAAAGCGCCTAGTGGTTCTGGGCGGCGGGCCGATTGGTTGTGAAATGGCGCAAAGCTTTGCGCGCCTGGGCTCTGCCGTGACCCAGGTGGAAATGGCGTCGCGCGTCATGGCGCGAGAAGACCTGGAAGTGTCTGAGCTGGCAGCCGCTTCGCTACGCGCTGACGGCGTGGACCTGCTCACCGGCCACAAAGCACTGCGCGTTGAAAAGTACCCCCACTCTCCCGAGCCTGTCGAGGGCGCTTCGACAAGCTCAGCGAGAACGGGCGGGGGGGTGCTCATCGTCGAGCACGCAGGCGTGGAGAAGCACATTCCTTTCGACCAACTGCTGTGCGCCGTAGGCCGCACTGCCCGCCTCTCAGGCTACGGCCTGGAAGAGCTGGGCATTCCCACCCACAAGACGGTGCAAACCAACGAGTACCTGCAGACCATCTACCCTAATATTTTTGCGGCGGGTGACGTGGCCGGGCCCTACCAGTTCACCCACACCGCGGCGCACCAAGCCTGGTATGCGGCAGTCAACGCGCTCTTCGGGGACTTCAAGAAATTCAAGGCCGACTACT
Encoded here:
- a CDS encoding ATP-binding cassette domain-containing protein, translated to MSLLIHIATLTSPAGVLVRDLQVEIAPGAIHTLMGPSGCGKSSVLAAVCGTLEPGMQWSGTVHLHGQRIDHLPVQARHVGILFQDDLLFAHMTVRENLLFAVPAGPAAARESAVQQALQDVEMQEFAHADPARLSGGQRARVALARALVARPQALLLDEPFSKLDAALRERMRALVLGLVRSRGLPALLVTHDAADVAAPDLLTRLGDL
- a CDS encoding FAD-dependent oxidoreductase — protein: MKASKILVLAVAASAIAAFVVFDLGRFLSLEALRQSQDALAAQYAANPWGLRAAYFALYVLVASLSLPGAVILTLAGGGVFGLGWGLLLVSFASSLGATVSFLAARFVLRDMVQARFGARLADINQGVARDGALYLFSLRLIPVVPFFVINLAMGLTTMRTRTFYWVSQLGMLAGTAVYVNAGTRLAELQSLKDIASPQLLGAFVLLGVFPLVAKALMNFIQQRKVYARWNAVRPQTFDRNLVVIGGGAGGLVSAYIAAAVKAKVTLVEAHKMGGDCLNYGCVPSKALIKSAKLAHQMQHAERYGLYSTPRTSDRRQNLFSFKAVMQRIHDVIATIEPHDSVERYTGLGVEVLQGYAKIINPWTVEIALNDGGKQTLTTRSIVIAAGARPFVPPLPGLDEVGYVTSDTLWDEFAKLDEVPKRLVVLGGGPIGCEMAQSFARLGSAVTQVEMASRVMAREDLEVSELAAASLRADGVDLLTGHKALRVEKYPHSPEPVEGASTSSARTGGGVLIVEHAGVEKHIPFDQLLCAVGRTARLSGYGLEELGIPTHKTVQTNEYLQTIYPNIFAAGDVAGPYQFTHTAAHQAWYAAVNALFGDFKKFKADYSVIPWATFIDPEVARLGLNEQDAKEQGIAYEVTKYGIDDLDRAIADSEAHGFVKVLTVPGKDKILGVTIVGTHAGDLLAEYVLAMKHGLGLNKILGTIHTYPTLAEANKYAAGEWKRAHQPHKLLEWVRKFHDWKRG
- a CDS encoding TlpA family protein disulfide reductase; the encoded protein is MRSTLSLRFSRIARAWLALTALCMGSVSSAWAQVPASTIAVGTPFAVASAYANGQRFNTGTLDGTVTVAFFWNSNCAVCRDSLPELRANLAGWKTKPFSLLLVNLDRKADDWLAYEKLVGQTQMNAKGLLSVRMDGELPAGVRLPLTLLIDSKGKVLKRFEGRLAPEVWDSVADLLP
- a CDS encoding CDP-alcohol phosphatidyltransferase family protein, coding for MLDRFATPLLRPPLQAIARLLVRAGVGANTVTLAGFAVGMLAAILIASGAYSMGAIALLASRLLDGLDGAVARETQPTDAGGFLDISLDFVFYASIPLAFAVANPAAHALPAAALLAAFIGTGSSFLAFAALAAKRGMDNLAYPDKSFYFLGGLTEATETLAFFVAMCFWPAHFDVLAYTFAALCAVTTATRIWWGWRAFS
- a CDS encoding Rieske (2Fe-2S) protein, producing MPTLHPAEPRHWHEVPCAPLPGTVLGHTGKLADGSATMAETTDAADSDGSGVFRYLLLRSGSEVRAYVNRCAHFGVPLAAQQDLLKFQPHVQITCNVHYAHYRWSDGVCTAGDCEGESLLSIPLTVDADGTIRIAP